A part of Alkalinema sp. FACHB-956 genomic DNA contains:
- a CDS encoding plasmid replication protein, CyRepA1 family translates to MSLTITTPVLTAASTKHTAFDREFIQGSAIHPSLYAATVQVVGDLEQDAGGDAATPIHDALNWRYVRFGHTVNTTLLAALFLNEDGSYWQAKLSEPKQDRKTGKTRKYETPVGNGARAYLPSVPPEIRQKVNQRQQIECPTEGSFWDFIAQHPEIPIVLTEGGKKSLAALSQGFVAIALYGINAGVNKYETIGGERIRRLQPELIPDLQRFAGTGRPFTLAFDQDTKPKTRHKVASALADLSWHLEQQGCTVRIATWEGQSGQCKGLDDLIVNAGAEAWQNAYQQAIPAREWRIMQQLAAQIKRQPDLAIGTQEFSEVAPNLPKAGILALYGGKGTGKSEAIKQILTGQSWLSVTPLVSLGRDQGEAWGGVFINDGDIIGSQLLKDGQPVHGASVCIPSLTKVNRIEADVLVLDELTATLEFLLGSKLANKNGLRPVLLDEFIRRVQRSEQVILADADLTEEAIAYIEAIRGERAYLVRSDRQALTYPTWILEGTQPQAIAALTERFQTLPTQQLIYLNCDSKTLADSLAKLLQAQGISSLLITSDTSGCATEAEFLASQGRMLPTLIRQGIRAIITSPTVTQGFNIKAHTELIDSVWGFYKGGSITAHAMAQALDRVRSNDVPRFVHVAKKGSAYSKLSKAQAIAPFLKEFKQISTAAARLVRHQLNPMTLNTVDGLDWQSQNLKLLASLEVRRNRGMVALRDTLVALLRQEGKQVQSLRPTVPTAATKAASRELKAAQQQVTQAQAQAVAQATPIDDAEAKRLSEQTTPLTPEQLLSLTQWQLARFYRLDNLTATDVLFDKKGVTQHHIRNLEAALSQAKAEERTAHSIHQNPDTPQDWDKAAVHRWMMEQCGILPLVVQIVRQEVTQFTPEITAPISQFVRNHATEFRIGFGYAKLDKMSDQQIVGILLGHYGIRSKRHRRRNAYSVDQAHLEALLNVLKRRQQADPQGAKKESNPEVWISLESPMEEEREEDGQKLKTSDLSKRIVGSDQSRGTEAPVSA, encoded by the coding sequence ATGTCATTAACGATTACGACCCCCGTTCTCACCGCTGCTTCGACCAAGCACACCGCCTTCGATCGGGAATTCATCCAAGGCTCTGCCATCCATCCCAGCCTCTACGCCGCCACGGTGCAGGTTGTGGGGGACCTAGAACAGGATGCCGGTGGTGATGCCGCCACACCCATCCACGATGCCCTGAACTGGCGCTATGTCCGGTTTGGCCACACAGTGAACACCACCCTGCTGGCCGCCCTCTTCCTGAATGAAGATGGATCCTACTGGCAGGCCAAACTATCTGAACCCAAACAAGACCGCAAAACGGGCAAAACACGTAAATACGAAACGCCTGTTGGTAACGGCGCACGGGCCTACCTCCCCAGCGTGCCACCTGAGATCCGGCAGAAAGTCAACCAACGCCAGCAGATAGAATGCCCTACGGAAGGCTCGTTCTGGGACTTCATCGCCCAGCATCCCGAAATCCCGATCGTCCTGACCGAAGGGGGCAAAAAATCCCTCGCGGCCCTCTCCCAAGGGTTTGTGGCGATCGCGCTCTATGGGATCAATGCAGGCGTGAACAAGTATGAAACGATCGGGGGGGAACGCATTCGTCGTCTTCAGCCAGAACTGATCCCCGATTTACAACGGTTTGCTGGGACAGGCAGGCCGTTCACCCTCGCCTTCGACCAAGATACGAAGCCCAAGACCCGCCATAAGGTGGCTAGCGCATTGGCCGATTTATCTTGGCACTTGGAACAGCAAGGCTGCACGGTCAGGATTGCCACCTGGGAGGGTCAAAGCGGCCAATGCAAAGGCTTGGACGACCTGATCGTAAATGCTGGGGCTGAAGCATGGCAAAACGCCTACCAACAGGCCATCCCAGCCCGCGAATGGCGCATTATGCAGCAGCTTGCTGCCCAAATCAAACGCCAGCCAGATTTAGCGATCGGCACCCAAGAATTCTCAGAAGTCGCCCCAAACCTTCCCAAGGCAGGCATTCTCGCCCTCTATGGTGGCAAGGGGACCGGGAAATCAGAGGCCATCAAACAGATCCTGACTGGACAGTCCTGGCTCTCCGTCACGCCACTGGTCAGCCTGGGGCGCGACCAAGGCGAAGCCTGGGGCGGAGTATTCATCAACGACGGCGATATCATTGGATCCCAACTCCTCAAAGACGGGCAACCCGTGCATGGCGCATCGGTCTGCATCCCCTCCCTCACCAAGGTCAACCGGATCGAGGCAGACGTTCTCGTGCTAGACGAACTCACCGCCACCCTGGAGTTCCTCCTTGGCTCCAAACTGGCCAATAAAAACGGTCTGCGTCCTGTGCTACTCGATGAATTCATCCGGCGGGTGCAGAGATCGGAACAGGTGATTCTGGCCGATGCCGATTTGACCGAAGAAGCGATCGCCTACATTGAGGCGATACGGGGTGAGCGGGCTTATTTAGTGCGCAGCGATCGTCAAGCCCTGACCTATCCAACCTGGATCCTAGAAGGAACCCAACCCCAAGCGATCGCGGCCCTGACGGAACGCTTTCAAACCCTGCCAACTCAGCAACTGATTTACCTCAACTGCGACAGTAAGACGCTGGCCGATAGTCTGGCTAAACTTTTACAAGCACAGGGCATTTCCAGCTTGCTGATCACCAGCGATACCAGCGGCTGCGCAACGGAAGCAGAATTTCTCGCTAGCCAAGGTCGAATGCTGCCAACCCTCATCCGGCAAGGTATTCGCGCCATCATCACCAGCCCGACCGTCACCCAAGGCTTCAACATCAAGGCCCACACAGAGCTGATTGATTCCGTTTGGGGCTTCTACAAAGGCGGCAGCATCACCGCCCATGCCATGGCGCAAGCCCTCGACAGAGTGCGCTCCAACGACGTACCCCGCTTTGTCCACGTTGCCAAAAAGGGCAGCGCCTACAGCAAACTGAGCAAAGCCCAAGCGATCGCGCCATTCTTGAAGGAATTCAAGCAAATCAGTACCGCTGCTGCTCGCCTGGTGCGGCACCAGCTCAATCCGATGACCCTGAACACCGTGGATGGCCTGGATTGGCAATCCCAGAACCTGAAACTCTTGGCTTCCCTGGAAGTGCGCCGCAATCGGGGGATGGTAGCATTACGGGATACATTGGTCGCCTTACTGCGGCAGGAAGGCAAGCAAGTGCAATCGCTACGGCCTACCGTTCCCACTGCGGCCACCAAAGCTGCTAGTCGAGAACTCAAAGCCGCCCAACAGCAGGTGACCCAAGCACAGGCCCAAGCGGTCGCCCAGGCAACCCCGATCGATGACGCGGAAGCTAAACGTCTGTCAGAGCAAACCACACCCCTCACGCCAGAGCAACTCCTCAGCCTGACCCAATGGCAGCTTGCCCGCTTTTATCGTCTCGACAACCTGACGGCAACCGATGTGCTGTTTGATAAAAAAGGCGTCACCCAACACCACATCCGCAACCTAGAGGCAGCGCTCTCACAGGCAAAAGCAGAAGAACGCACCGCCCACAGCATCCACCAGAACCCTGACACCCCCCAAGATTGGGACAAAGCCGCTGTGCATCGCTGGATGATGGAACAGTGCGGCATCCTGCCGCTGGTGGTACAAATTGTGCGCCAGGAAGTCACCCAGTTCACGCCGGAGATTACCGCACCGATCTCGCAGTTTGTTCGTAACCATGCCACCGAATTTCGCATTGGGTTTGGTTATGCCAAGCTCGATAAAATGTCTGACCAGCAAATCGTAGGCATTCTGCTGGGGCACTACGGCATTCGCAGCAAACGTCACCGACGACGGAACGCCTACAGTGTTGACCAAGCCCATTTGGAGGCGCTTCTCAATGTCCTGAAACGCAGGCAGCAAGCCGATCCACAGGGAGCGAAAAAAGAGAGTAATCCAGAGGTCTGGATCTCTCTAGAAAGCCCAATGGAAGAAGAAAGAGAGGAAGATGGACAAAAGCTAAAAACGTCAGATCTCAGCAAAAGGATTGTCGGATCTGACCAGTCCCGTGGAACTGAAGCGCCAGTTTCTGCTTGA